From the genome of Carassius carassius chromosome 49, fCarCar2.1, whole genome shotgun sequence:
AGACGGAGAATCAGTTTACATTCCTTTTGATTTTTAATGATTATGACTGTACTTATGCAAATGCACCTTTACTGTGATCAAGGCTTTATAAAGGATAAAATTACTTAATCTAATACTTTCCTCGATCTATACTGCCTTCTTATCCCTCATGAGAACCAAGCGTCTTTTGTATGAATTAACAGAATTCTAGAATTATTACATAATTTAGCTTTTTATTACCATTAACGTCACACATTGATGACTGTAAACTAAAATCGTACAACAGTGTGAGAATATCTGTCGAATGATATTAaattctttaaagtgaatttaaagtgtttttaagcTGAGTTTCCACAGAACTGCACACAACAATAGCATTACACCATTGTTTATGTTTTCAAAAAAATTACATGAGTGATATAATGTGAATGAAGGAATTTACCCTCAAACCAAAAATATTTGATTATCAGTCAGAAACTGAATGGAcatgtttttttatcatttattcaacACTATACTCTTTACAATGTGGCAATTCCTTGCATTTAATTGAACACAATCACATCAGCGCAGAACAAACATATACTGTACAGGTTATTAAAGTTATGTTATTGTGGCCACTGTGTAAAATGGAAAATGGGTGATTATTGGGTGAGCTTCATTAATGTGTCTTGCTCTCTGTCCCGTATGAGAAGCGCAGGAGACACCCGGGCCGTATCAGTGACAGAAGATCAGGGTCATGTCTTGTTTCTAGGTGTATCAGAGTAAGGAACATTGTCCAGCAGGAGACTCTTGCGGGGCCGTAACACTATAAAACACAACATTAGCACCAATCATTAACCTGAGGAAATCACTGTTCCCAACTCAAccctaaataaaaagaaataacctTGTTCTTATAACACcaaagtaaagaaaataatagATGCAGGGTTTCTACAGGTAttatgaataatacatttaaggcttttaaaagaacaaaatacATCAGTATGTTGTTTAAATGAAGCACACAATGATTTGTATTCTCAGTATTTTTTACTTGTTTCCCACTATATATGTCAGTAAGAGACTTAAATCAAGATCCATTAACTTGAGGAGTGAAATGACATTGATAATCTTGTTTTCTttgaaactgataaaaatgaaggGAGTTTAAGCTTAAAACGAGAACAAATATCTGACAATGGATCCAGAAAAATCCCCTATTTCAAGGCTTTAAACTGCAGGTGACCGAAACCCTGTGGACAACACGAATCAAGATTtctataaaacatatacaatttaaataataaagtatatattgtGGTAGTATTTACATTGTTCCATTACAGTTACAAACAATGTCCAGGATAATTGCAGTAATCAGAATTTGGGATGGaaattaagcttttattttgtcactatgcaataaataaaacaacaaacctTATGGactaaaatatgcttttttcTTTTGGTTTTGGGATGAAATGAGATCATGTTCTTGGAGATTCAGCCATAATTTGACACAAATCACTTACGGACTTTATTTTCCTCCACATGCTCTCCCTGTATCACGTTTTCCCGAAGGATGGTCTCAACCGCTCGGGCCATTTTAAGCATCTGAAAAGACACATTGAGATTTGTGATTCTCACCAGGATCTCCGAAGCCTTAGAGTCCGAGAGCAGACAGAAACAACATTTTGATATCTAGTGTAATTCAGCTGAGGCTTGCATCACGTGACTTGCCTCTTTAATATTTTCCTCTGTTTCATTCTTGTGTTTTTTgaattcttcatttatttttaacctGGCAGCTTCATGTtcagagggagagaaaaaaaaagaaaaccttgtaTGAGACATTAACTAAGACATAGTAACAACAAGTAGAAGAAGattaaatattattctttttttattctatttaatacagaaagcaaaaaaaaaaagagaaaaacctaCGGACAAACACAGAACAGGAATTAAATTTGcatcaacattaaaataataataataaataataataataatacagtgaaCCGGATATGTAACTAATTTAAGTATTTTCACATTTTGGTTAGCATGAGTTTTTAATACCGGTGATACCTGTCAGAGCTCTGTCATCATCTCTAAAGACTTCTCTTCTTGTCTTGTGCAGATCTTTGAACACCCGCAGCACCTTTGAATAAACATATAAAGAAATTGCAactataaacactgtaaacacttATTTTATAATGCAATTACACTTTGCTCTTGTAAAGCCATCTGTTTAAACAAGTTAATAACGGCAAATGCATTTACTGAGTTTGAAAATAAACATAGCTAATGCTGAAATTGTTCAAAATCATGCATGAAAACATGGCTAATGTAAGTTGATGTTGTTTCTCACCTTCACGCGTGTCCCCATGATGCAGAGGCTTGTTCTCGTGTCGGTGTTTGTGGATGTGAAGCTGCACAGCGCCCCTGCTGCACCGGAGGAAACAAACCGCTGCTTCCGCTCTTTAATAACAACAACACCTTTGTTTGTTGAACAACCTCAGTTTACAAACTCTAATAGAGAACAATATAATAAACAAGAAAAACGTATAATAAACAAGAAAACAATACTTAAACTTTTTCAATCTTTTTAGAGTGGTTGCGaggagaaataataaataaataaataataatattaacacctTTACAACATTTTAGAGAGACAGATTCATACATGAAGTTATATAATTCACCAAGGGATTCACCGtcttttgataaatatttgacGGAAGATAAATAACTAATTTTACActcatttttaaaagttaaagagGGCTTGCTATTATTCCATTGCACTTATGAATATATGATAcccatagtaataataatgtttaacatcATTGGCATCTGTTTTGATCGACCATCCACATAAATCAAAGCCTGAAATTAATTTTGTGAAGGAATGTCATTGTTGATATTTAACCAGCAGTAAAGATCCTGTCAGATCTAAGatgtgaccactgatctatatatgactatctatctatctatctatatctatatatatatatatatatatacaggacagaccaaaagtttggacacaccgtctcattcaaagagttttctttattttcatgactatgaaaattgtagattcacactgaaggcatcaaaactatgaattaacacatgtggaattatatatggaattatatacatatgccttcagtgtgactctacaattttcatagtcatgaaaataaagaaaactctttctttaaggtgtgtccaaacttttggtctgtactgtgtgtgtgtgtgtgtatatatatatatatatatatatatatatacacacacacacacacacacacatatatatatatatatattatagatcagtggatgTGACTGTGCGAGCAAACACACACGTTCAATGGTTTCAGCTCACCATTTTCGCCGAACCCCCTCTCTTTCAACAATATTTTCCCGGAATAATAAGGATAAGCATTATTAATGAATCTAAACTAAATTTCCATCATTAACCTCGGATACGATCCAGTGTATTGATCGGTGAGTGTATCCGAAGACCTTTAATTTGAAAAGAGGAGATGTTTTCCGGAAGTGACGAGGTCAGCTGACTGGTGTAGTTTCGCAGCTGCGCGGTGGTTGTCAGCTGACAGATGTTGTCTGTCTCGGTTCGTGCGTCTGTGAATCACAAACACCTGCTCGATCAGAGCCGATCGACGCGATGAGTGCTGGCACACTGCGATCACTGGCCTCGTCCGGGCAGAGAGCCCTCCAGGACATCAGCCACCCTCTGTCCGCCGAGGAGAGCGCGCTGAGCCGCAGCCCAGATGTGCTGAACCCCAGCAGCGCTGGAGAGAGGGTGAGATCAGCGCGAGATCAGGATGGGATCAGGGCGAGATCAGGATGAGATCAGCGAGATCAGGGCGACACGAGCCCTCGACCGCTGCTAGATAGAGCTGACAGTGATGTCTACACTGTTATACTGATGAAAGGCGACTACTGTTAGTGTGTTTACCCAGCAACAAACAGGACAGAGAAATGTTTTTAGTAAATATAGTGGTAATAGTAATATGAAAAAATGCAATCTTACTGTCTTGTTGTTGATAAACATCCATCATAGTATTACCATGTTTTTGGAAATGTACTCTCGCGGTGGTGGTTTGCACGTGCACTATGATTGTACCATGTGTTTGCTGTATTTACCGCGTGCATGCTTTATTGTCCTCGTAGTGCCATGGTGGACATGTACTGCAAACATATATGATCACTGTCGTTATTTAGTAATTAGTGTGATGGTACACATCAGGAAACCATCACAgtatttctttttgtgtgtggaaTGAATGGAGTGCATTTTTTAGACATTTAGGTTGATTCGATATTACTTTAttatagggctgctccgatcgtTAAagcgcacctgagggaatttaccgctgattagaaccggctttactgacgagatgcacataacGATCGGCCCATCGTGATCGGAGCAGGCCTACtttattaatgattaattaatgaTTTATGGAGAATTCACAATTGGCCTGCTTTAAGAAAATGGGAGCATTTTCTGTTCAATCTAAAAACTAGTCAGATGAAATGATATGTATTGTAGGCTATATTCCAGATTTCAGCTGTTATTAATACTGATCAGTGTTGAACAAATCAAGGTTtatcaaatgcacacaaaaaataTGCAGCAAAATATGAATGTACGCCcagaaaatggaaataaaaaaataagaattagttcacccaaaaatgatagcaccctcaggtcatccaagatatagatgaatttgtttcttcatcagatttggagaaatgtagcattgcatcagtgtctcatccatgtagtgaatgggtgccgtcagaatgagagtccaaacagctgataaaaacatcaccataatccacagcactccagtccatcagttaatgtcttggaTGGAgttcattttcagcaaattctcatttttggatgaactgttcctttaagacttAAAGCAGAAGGAAGGTTAGAGTGAAACATGAAGAATAGAAGATTGTATATGAATGGTGCTTAAACCTGTTGTGCAGAAGTGCTGTTAGTAAgttcaaatattaaaatagtaagaCCGCACAGGAGCGTGACGTGTCTGTACTCGGTTCAACAGAGCTGTGTTGAGCTCGCTGCAGCTGACTGAGACGCTGCTAAATGAAGAGTTTGTGTTTTACTTCAGTGACACAGAAGACGTGTTTGAGAGAAACTGCTCATTTTGAGCTCATGAATTTATTGTGGCTTCCAGCTGTTTATTGGATAtgtaaaagggttagttcacccaaatagcaaaattatgttattaataactcaccctcatgtcgttccaaaccagtgagacctccgtttatctttgtaacacagtttaagatattttagatttagtccaagagctctctgtccctccattgaagctgtgtgtacggtatactgtccatgtccagaaaggtaagaaaaacatcatcaaagtagtccatgtgacatcagagggtcggttagaatttagtgaagcatcgaaaatacacttTGGTCACgctgcagtgacgctgctgacgtgttttctggtgcgccccaataacaaagataacacgtcagcagcgtcatgaacgcactcacaacagacccggaacagatgacaatgctgaataaagtcatcatttttgttatttttggcccaaaatgtattttcgatgctaaCAGGCTGTCTGTTAATGAGCAGAAACTCACTTTTGTGTTGTGTGAGCCCCAACGATGAAACTGGGATGCACAGTGCCAGGGAACGACGTGAGTAATGCTCAGTCTGCTGGTAAAAGAATAAATCATTTGTCACTGTTTTGTGATGATTCCTTAATCTTGGAAATATTTTCTATTGTAATGTGAAGTAGCAGTAACATTAAAGTGATAAATCTGTACAAGTATGTCCACTTCTGCAGGAAAAACTCCAATattcttttcttctctcttttttaacaTTTGAGAGATTAACAACTTCTGTATtccaatattattataaaatgcctTATAAAATCACTGTTACGTTCTCCTTGACTATAATTTAatcgtacattaaaaaaaaacatttattaatgtcaaaatatataaatacatagtgTAAAGTGAgtttctaagttttttttttgcatatctcCACTATTTATTTGTAACTGAcacttttatgaaataatttacattttttttcatcagaTGTCATTTTTGTTACTTCTACCaccttttaaaccacatgcctagGATTGCTCAAGAAAACACTGAATTATCGTTCATGTGTGTAACACAGCACAGATGTCCACTACACTTCCAGCCTTGAATGAGTGAGTTTAGTAGTTTTCTTCTGGTTTTAGGTCTAATATCACCAGAGCTGAACCGTTTCACTGTTCATCGCTAACGGATGAATCACTGCTTGATAATACAAGCATGTGTGTTCATCATAAAGATAAAGGAGTGGTTTTGAATGTAGGTGTAAGAAGGAAGGCAGAAACAAGTCCTATATTGATAAAGATGGAAGGATTGTTGCATGTTTATTTCTCATTCATGTGCATTACTCCTGGTTTCTTCTGTTcagttcatgtaaaaaaaaaaaaaaaaatctatatatatgtgtgtgtgtgttaagtgttTTATGCTATGGTTTTTATAGTTAAAtgaaagtaatattgtgaaacgttATTGCAATAAAATAACCAAATATCTGTTAAATAAATTtggctttatattttatttaggagGTTTTTGTGTGCGTATATTCTCATTTACATTATTCTGTTTTCAAAATATCAACGTTTAGCTCCATGAAGTCAGTCTTTTTGTGTTTCCCCGCCCCCAGGACCTGATCCTGGCCAATGGGACTCCAGTAGACACATCAAGCCCCGCCTCCTCTTCATCTCTGCTGAACCGACTACAGCTCGATGACGATCTGGACGGAGAAACACGAGATCTGTTTGTGACTGTAGACGACCCCAAGAAACACGTGTCTACTATGGAGACATACATCACCTACAGAGTCTGCACAAAGGTCAGAGGGCAACGCTCACAGACGGGCCACTGCTCAACTGCAGAGAGATGCTCTTGTTATCTGACCAGTTATATTAATAGTTTTCAATACTTTAGTATAAATACGTGAAGGATAATAAGCCTCTTTAGACTGATTTCATTGACTGATTGTGGCTTAGTGGTTAATCTGAATTGTTGAACTCTAAACTACTGGTTTGCTCCAGTTTGACTACACTGTGGCTGCTCTAGTGACTGATTAGTTATTGACAATTAGGTACTTTTTCCTCTTTGCTGTGTGACCTACAGACCACCAGAACAGAGTTTGACCTGCCTGAGTACTCAGTAAGACGGCGCTACCAGGACTTTGACTGGCTGAGGAACAAATTAGAGGAAAGCCAACCCACCCATCTTATTCCAGTAGGTAGAGGACAAGCCCTCAATGCACTGCTCTCTAAAACACTAGTTTTAATTGTTTCGGACTTGGTCCAGTCACTCATATTACTGCTAAGATTAAGCAAAATCATCTATTTCAGACCACGCGATGGACtacatttgttgttgtttctccTTTAGCCGTTGCCTGAGAAGTTTGTGGTGAAGGGCGTTGTGGACCGCTTCTCAGAGGAGTTTGTGGAGACCAGGAGAAAGGCACTAGACAAGTTCCTCAAACGTGTAGCGGATCATCCGGTGCTCTCTTTCAATGAACAATTCAATGCCTTTCTCTCAGCAAAGGTCAGTgctttaaagtcagcatgaagtAAAAAATACACACTGCATATTATagacagagctgggtagtaactgattacatgtatcTGGATTATGTGATCAGATTACTCAAAATAtgtgtataatacattttaacatgctGATAATCAGAGTACAGTTAATTTTTTCTCGATTACGTGCTATTCACGCAATGGCAGTAAACTATTCATATTTTGTTTCTCCCTAACTCTTGATCATACCATTTAGCTTTGACTATATTCATAATATAAAATGGTCGCGTAAATGTCATCTGAATAAATTTGCAAACCATGCTTCTGAATAAAAACACCTCTCAAGCTATTAGACCACGTATGAAACAAGTATGCAAGTTGTAATATCGGATGTATTTTATGATGTTGATTAATAGAATTATCTTGtagtgaatgattcattcgtgtttcattttatcaaaatgtattgTAATGTTGAATTCAGAATCATAACTAGGTCTTCTGGTGAAACAATTCTGCTCTATGGTGACATAACGCAGGTCTCATCCAATCATTTAGACATCTTAAACCCCGTCCTAAACTCCGCCCCTGCAAGGTCATGTTCATCTGCCTCCACTTGTAAATGCCACGCCCACATCtcaacatccaatcaacaactgatgcacaGAACCAAGCCCCGCCCTACAGTTTTTCTttcgataattattattattttttttgaaaatctattTCACTCTGATGTAGAGGAAAATATCTTCGAATCATAGCGACTTTAATGTTCCTGAAGGGTTAGATTTGAAGGTTACTTAATAGTCCAAACTGACATTATAAAGGAAAATAATTTGTAAACATGACTCGTAAGCGTACAGGAAATGTATAAATGTGTCCTGCTTCAAGTTTCTCAGCGTGTCTGTGTTGGATTGCCTTACTAGCTGTTTATGACCAGATCCAGAGGTCTTTCTGAGTAGCCAGACAACATTGAGCTTTTGCGATATGTTGCTAGTAGCCTATATATTCCAACATGGAAAGCTTGTTCCAGAAACTCAATGTTTTGATTGGATTTGGCAGGGTTTTCTTGGCCGTGAGACAGAACTGATGTACTGTATGCTTGACTTTCAGGACCTGAATAAGCGTCAAGGCATGGCTCTGCTGACTAAAATGGGGGAATCTGTGAAGTATGTGACGGGGGGTTATAAACTGAGGGCACGGCCGGT
Proteins encoded in this window:
- the snx30 gene encoding sorting nexin-30, giving the protein MSAGTLRSLASSGQRALQDISHPLSAEESALSRSPDVLNPSSAGERDLILANGTPVDTSSPASSSSLLNRLQLDDDLDGETRDLFVTVDDPKKHVSTMETYITYRVCTKTTRTEFDLPEYSVRRRYQDFDWLRNKLEESQPTHLIPPLPEKFVVKGVVDRFSEEFVETRRKALDKFLKRVADHPVLSFNEQFNAFLSAKDLNKRQGMALLTKMGESVKYVTGGYKLRARPVEFAAMGEYLDVFTLKLGTIDRIAQRIIKEQSEFLMELREYGPVYSSWSSFEEDLHDPLEGVSGCVSNCSSALEELTEDMSEDFLPVLREYVLYIESMKNVLKKRDQVQAEYETKLEAVVFREDKKTPVSSDVEKCQDRVECFNADLKADWDRWQNNKRQDFRQLLTGMADRNIQYYEKCLAAWESLIPLLQDKQDTKGETN
- the lyrm7 gene encoding complex III assembly factor LYRM7; this translates as MGTRVKVLRVFKDLHKTRREVFRDDDRALTAARLKINEEFKKHKNETEENIKEMLKMARAVETILRENVIQGEHVEENKVLLRPRKSLLLDNVPYSDTPRNKT